A window of Chlorocebus sabaeus isolate Y175 chromosome 14, mChlSab1.0.hap1, whole genome shotgun sequence contains these coding sequences:
- the ANKRD53 gene encoding ankyrin repeat domain-containing protein 53 isoform X2, translated as MASAGSTARRAGSGSWHSERGEGRGARPQPTPHGSMQRANKVSLKATWTDAESKQPRWVAGEGVQAARRENPAQCLPGGQGLERAGAEAAAREARRARRGPRIASRGARAVAQSRFPTAPPTSQPLPYLADHLRAQATALAWPRRPASLTAPHAHPSPSEESDQTTIDQTAIRSYYQLFAAAVGNVEWLRFCLNQSLREIPTDYKGFTAIHFAAQRGKLACLQVLVEEYKFPVNLLTNNSQTPLHLVIHKDNTTVALPCIYYLLEKGAALNAQTCNGSTPLHLAVREGLLDCVKVLVQSGANVHAQDAMGYKPIDFCKIWNHRACARFLKDAMWKKDKKDFAREMRKMKTLKSQLALMEYNYLIEYQKEHKILREAAIRKWLHGKLHPGHSLVSNTKQARATALSKTPEQRGSQCSSSFHPSVEARLQCIPQPTEMPKPIYRKSTIKRPTMWNVSNNPARPPTTKISHSQGIRLGVHPDPSPDHDFSSFLEVRPDRHGGAWLHTVDGHWVAPVPRLPFEVLLRMLYPRVRPYRMKVPQGFYPISMREVPRKRHLGDDTFWTDTLAMNLRDTFDEAFLAAVRSHQGLPALPSPQINP; from the exons ATGGCCTCCGCGGGCAGCACCGCTCGGCGGGCGGGCTCGGGAAGCTGGCACTCAGAAAGGGGAGAAGGTAGAGGTGCTCGGCCGCAGCCAACTCCACATGGCTCCATGCAGCGGGCGAACAAAGTCTCCTTGAAGGCCACCTGGACTGATGCGGAGTCCAAGCAGCCCAGGTGGGTAGCGGGAGAAGGTGTCCAGGCTGCGAGGCGCGAGAACCCGGCCCAGTGCCTCCCTGGTGGGCAGGGCCTGGAGCGGGCGGGGGCGGAGGCTGCGGCCAGAGAAGCCCGGAGAGCCAGGCGGGGGCCAAGGATCGCCTCCCGAGGTGCCCGGGCCGTGGCCCAGAGTCGCTTCCCCACTGCCCCGCCCACCAGCCAGCCCCTGCCCTACCTCGCCGACCACCTCCGTGCGCAGGCGACTGCCCTCGCCTGGCCACGCCGCCCTGCCTCGCTCACCGCGCCCCACGCTCATCCCAGCCCCAGCGAGGAGTCCGACCAGACCACGATCGACCAGACGGCGATCCGGAGCTACTACCAGCTGTTCGCGGCGGCTGTGGGCAACGTGGAATGGCTGCGGTTCTGTCTGAACCAGAGCCTCAGGGAAATCCCCACCGACTACAAG GGCTTCACTGCCATCCACTTCGCAGCCCAACGGGGCAAGCTTGCATGCCTGCAGGTCCTGGTAGAGGAATACAAGTTTCCCGTGAACCTGCTGACCAACAATAGCCAGACTCCCCTGCACCTCGTCATCCACAAGGACAACACCACCGTGGCCCTCCCCTGCATCTACTACCTGCTGGAGAAAGGCGCAGCCCTCAATGC TCAGACATGCAACGGCTCCACGCCCCTGCACCTGGCAGTCCGTGAGGGCCTGCTGGACTGTGTGAAGGTCCTGGTACAGAGTGGCGCCAACGTCCACGCCCAAGATGCCATGGGCTACAAACCCATTGACTTCTGCAAAATATGGAACCACCGTGCCTGTGCCCG GTTCTTGAAGGATGCCATGTGGAAAAAGGACAAGAAGGACTTTGCCCgtgagatgagaaaaatgaagacactCAAGAGCCAGCTGGCCCTCATGGAGTACAACTACCTGATTGAGTATCAA AAAGAGCACAAAATTCTCAGAGAAGCTGCTATCAGAAAGTGGCTACACGGCAAGCTGCACCCAGGCCACTCTCTGGTCTCTAATACCAAGCAAGCCCGGGCCACCGCCCTCTCCAAGACCCCAGAGCAACGAGGATCGCAGTGTTCCAGCAGCTTCCACCCCTCTGTGGAGGCGCGCCTGCAATGCATTCCACAGCCCACGGAGATGCCCAAGCCCATCTACAGGAAGTCCACGATCAAGCGGCCCACGATGTGGAATGTTAGCAACAACCCTGCCAGACCCCCCACCACCAAGATCAGCCACTCGCAAGGCATCCGCCTGGGCGTGCATCCAGACCCCAGCCCGGACCACGACTTCAGCAGCTTCCTGGAGGTGAGGCCAGACCGGCACGGCGGTGCGTGGCTGCACACAGTGGACGGCCACTGGGTGGCGCCAGTGCCGCGGCTGCCTTTTGAGGTGCTGCTCCGCATGCTGTACCCACGTGTGCGGCCGTACAGAATGAAGGTGCCCCAGGGCTTTTACCCCATCAGCATGAGGGAAGTGCCCAGGAAGCGGCACCTGGGTGACGACACCTTCTGGACCGACACTCTGGCCATGAACCTGCGTGACACATTTGATGAAGCCTTCCTGGCAGCTGTGCGATCCCATCAAGgactccctgccctgccctccccacaaATCAACCCATAA
- the TEX261 gene encoding protein TEX261, with amino-acid sequence MWFMYLLSWLSLFIQVAFITLAVAAGLYYLAELIEEYTVATSRIIKYMIWFSTAVLIGLYIFERFPTGMIGVGLFTNLVYFGLLQTFPFIMLTSPNFILSCGLVVVNHYLAFQFFAEEYYPFSEVLAYFTFCLWIIPFAFFVSLSAGENVLPSTMQPGDDVVSNYFTKGKRGKRLGILVVFSFIKEAILPSRQKIY; translated from the exons ATGTGGTTTATGTACCTGCTGAGCTGGCTGTCGCTCTTCATCCAGGTGGCCTTCATCACGCTAGCCGTCG CGGCTGGACTCTATTACCTGGCAGAACTGATAGAAGAATACACAGTGGCCACCAGCAGGATCATAAAATACATGATCTGG TTCTCCACCGCTGTACTGATCGGCCTCTACATCTTTGAGCGCTTCCCCACCGGCATGATTGGAGTGGGCCTATTCACCAACCTCGTCTACTTTGGCCTCCTCCAGACCTTCCCCTTCATCATGCTGACCTCGCCTAACTTCATCTTGTCGTGTG GACTAGTGGTGGTGAATCATTACCTAGCATTTCAGTTTTTTGCAGAAGAATATTATCCCTTCTCAGAG gtcctggcctatttcactttcTGCCTGTGGATAATTCCGTTTGCGTTTTTTGTGTCACTTTCGGCTGGGGAGAATGTCCTGCCCTCTACCATGCAGCCAGGAG ATGATGTCGTCTCCAATTATTTCACCAAAGGCAAGCGGGGCAAACGCTTAGGGATCCTGGTTGTCTTCTCCTTCATCAAAGAGGCCATTCTACCCAGTCGTCAGAAGATATACTGA
- the ANKRD53 gene encoding ankyrin repeat domain-containing protein 53 isoform X1, whose translation MASAGSTARRAGSGSWHSERGEGRGARPQPTPHGSMQRANKVSLKATWTDAESKQPSPSEESDQTTIDQTAIRSYYQLFAAAVGNVEWLRFCLNQSLREIPTDYKGFTAIHFAAQRGKLACLQVLVEEYKFPVNLLTNNSQTPLHLVIHKDNTTVALPCIYYLLEKGAALNAQTCNGSTPLHLAVREGLLDCVKVLVQSGANVHAQDAMGYKPIDFCKIWNHRACARFLKDAMWKKDKKDFAREMRKMKTLKSQLALMEYNYLIEYQKEHKILREAAIRKWLHGKLHPGHSLVSNTKQARATALSKTPEQRGSQCSSSFHPSVEARLQCIPQPTEMPKPIYRKSTIKRPTMWNVSNNPARPPTTKISHSQGIRLGVHPDPSPDHDFSSFLEVRPDRHGGAWLHTVDGHWVAPVPRLPFEVLLRMLYPRVRPYRMKVPQGFYPISMREVPRKRHLGDDTFWTDTLAMNLRDTFDEAFLAAVRSHQGLPALPSPQINP comes from the exons ATGGCCTCCGCGGGCAGCACCGCTCGGCGGGCGGGCTCGGGAAGCTGGCACTCAGAAAGGGGAGAAGGTAGAGGTGCTCGGCCGCAGCCAACTCCACATGGCTCCATGCAGCGGGCGAACAAAGTCTCCTTGAAGGCCACCTGGACTGATGCGGAGTCCAAGCAGCCCAG CCCCAGCGAGGAGTCCGACCAGACCACGATCGACCAGACGGCGATCCGGAGCTACTACCAGCTGTTCGCGGCGGCTGTGGGCAACGTGGAATGGCTGCGGTTCTGTCTGAACCAGAGCCTCAGGGAAATCCCCACCGACTACAAG GGCTTCACTGCCATCCACTTCGCAGCCCAACGGGGCAAGCTTGCATGCCTGCAGGTCCTGGTAGAGGAATACAAGTTTCCCGTGAACCTGCTGACCAACAATAGCCAGACTCCCCTGCACCTCGTCATCCACAAGGACAACACCACCGTGGCCCTCCCCTGCATCTACTACCTGCTGGAGAAAGGCGCAGCCCTCAATGC TCAGACATGCAACGGCTCCACGCCCCTGCACCTGGCAGTCCGTGAGGGCCTGCTGGACTGTGTGAAGGTCCTGGTACAGAGTGGCGCCAACGTCCACGCCCAAGATGCCATGGGCTACAAACCCATTGACTTCTGCAAAATATGGAACCACCGTGCCTGTGCCCG GTTCTTGAAGGATGCCATGTGGAAAAAGGACAAGAAGGACTTTGCCCgtgagatgagaaaaatgaagacactCAAGAGCCAGCTGGCCCTCATGGAGTACAACTACCTGATTGAGTATCAA AAAGAGCACAAAATTCTCAGAGAAGCTGCTATCAGAAAGTGGCTACACGGCAAGCTGCACCCAGGCCACTCTCTGGTCTCTAATACCAAGCAAGCCCGGGCCACCGCCCTCTCCAAGACCCCAGAGCAACGAGGATCGCAGTGTTCCAGCAGCTTCCACCCCTCTGTGGAGGCGCGCCTGCAATGCATTCCACAGCCCACGGAGATGCCCAAGCCCATCTACAGGAAGTCCACGATCAAGCGGCCCACGATGTGGAATGTTAGCAACAACCCTGCCAGACCCCCCACCACCAAGATCAGCCACTCGCAAGGCATCCGCCTGGGCGTGCATCCAGACCCCAGCCCGGACCACGACTTCAGCAGCTTCCTGGAGGTGAGGCCAGACCGGCACGGCGGTGCGTGGCTGCACACAGTGGACGGCCACTGGGTGGCGCCAGTGCCGCGGCTGCCTTTTGAGGTGCTGCTCCGCATGCTGTACCCACGTGTGCGGCCGTACAGAATGAAGGTGCCCCAGGGCTTTTACCCCATCAGCATGAGGGAAGTGCCCAGGAAGCGGCACCTGGGTGACGACACCTTCTGGACCGACACTCTGGCCATGAACCTGCGTGACACATTTGATGAAGCCTTCCTGGCAGCTGTGCGATCCCATCAAGgactccctgccctgccctccccacaaATCAACCCATAA